DNA from Gemmatimonadota bacterium:
CCATCGAACAGAAGTCCCCGGGCCGGAACCCCCGTTCCACGGTAGGCACCATCACGGAGATCTACGAGTACCTGCGCGGGCTCTACGCCCTTGTGGGTGTCCCCCACTGTCCGGCCTGCCGGGTGCCTGTCGGCGCGCAGACGCCCAGCCAGATCGTGGACCGCATCATGACCCTGCCGGACCGGACCCGCGCCACGCTCCACGCCCCACTGGAACCCGAAGGCGCCGAGGGGTATGACGTCCTCCTGGACCGGGCCCGAAGGAACGGGTTCATCCGGGTGCGCATCGACGGGGAACTGCGTCGGCTCGAAGAAGACATAGAGATCGACCGCCGCCGGCGTCACGAGTTGTGCGTGGTGGTGGACCGGATCGTCATGCAGGGCGACGTGCGCCAGCGCCTGGCCGACTCGGTGGAGACGGCCCTGGAGCTATCGGGCGGGTTGCTGATCGCCGAGGTGGAGGAGCCGGATGCCGGAGGTCCCCGCGACATCCGTTTCAGCCGGTACTATTCGTGTCCGTCCTGCGGCAACAGCTACGATGAGCCCACGCCCCAGAGCTTCTCCTTCAACCACCGGTCGGGCATGTGCCCCGAATGCGAGGGACTCGGTACCCAGCCCGGTATCGATCTCGACCTGCTGATGCCCCATCGCGCGAGACCGGTGCGTGAAGCCGTGGCCGCGATCTGGGGGGAAGACGCAGCGGGTGAAAGCCCCATGGGCCAGCGGTCCATGCTCGATCTGCTGGAACAGGTGGCGTCCTCGAATGGATTTGCCCTCGAGACGCCGGTCGACGCCTTGTCGCCGGAACAGCTCCAGGTGTTACTCTACGGAAGCGACCGGTGGGTGGACGACCAGCGGGTACCCGGCCTGTCCTTCCAGTTCCGGGGCATCTTCCCGACGGTGGAACTGGTCGCCCGGTACGCGAACCGCTTCCCTGAATTGGCCCGCATGCTGCAGCCGACGCCCTGTCCGGCCTGCGAGGGCGGACGGCTCCGGCCCGAGAGCCTCTCCGTGCTGATAGACGGCGTGTCCATTGCCGGGCTCTGCGCCCTCCCGGTCGACCGCGCCATGGACTTCATCGAGAAGCTGGAACTCTCCGCTTCCCAGCGTGAAGTCGCGGGCGAGGTTTTGACGGAAATCCGAAACCGCGTGCGCTTCTTGCTGGACGTGGGGCTGGAATACCTGACGCTCGACCGCCGTGCGCCCACGCTTTCGGGCGGCGAGGCGCAGCGGATCCGCCTGGCCAGCCAGATCGGATCGGGACTGACCGGCGTGCTCTACGTGCTGGACGAGCCCACGATCGGACTCCACCCGCGGGATAATCTCAGGCTGATCGAGGCCCTGGAGAACCTGCGCGATCTCGGCAATACCCTCATCATGGTCGAACACGACCGCGACACGCTGGAGCATGCCGACAACCTGGTGGATTTCGGCCCGGGGGCCGGCGTGTTCGGGGGTAGGATAGTGGGCCAGGGCACGCCCGGGACCCTGAAGGAACACGAGACATCGCTCACCGGGCGTTACCTCGCCGACCGGCTGCGCATCGAAGTGCCCTCGGACCGCCGCAGGCCGGGCCGCAACAGGCTTCGCATCATCGGGGCCCGCCAGAACAACCTGAAGAACATCGACGTGACGCTGCCCCTCGGCCTCTTCATCTGCGTTACCGGGGTGTCCGGATCGGGGAAGAGCTCCCTCGTCAACGATATCCTGTATCCCGTGCTGGCCTCCACCCTGCACCGCGCCCAGGTCAATCCCGGTCCCCACGACGAGATCAAGGGGCTGCGCTTCGTGGACAAGGTCATCAACATCGACCAGACGCCCATCGGCCATTCCCCGCGGTCGGACCCGTGCACCTACGTCGGACTCTTCGCACCGATCCGCCAGCTCTTCGCCCGGACCGTGGAGGCCCGGATGCGGGGCTACGAACCCCGCCGGTTCAGCTTCAACGTGCCCGCGGGCCGCTGCGAGGCCTGCCAGGGACTCGGCGTGCGCAAGATCGAGATGCATTTCCTGGCGGACGTGTGGATGACCTGCGAGGTCTGCGACGGGAAGCGCTACATGAAGGAGACGCTGGAGGTGACCTACAAGGGCAGGACCATCGCCGATGTCCTGGACATGACCGTGGCCGAAGCCCTCGTGCACTTCGAGAACGTGCCCCGCATCCGGCGCATGCTCCAGACGCTTTACGACGTGGGTCTCGACTACATCAAGCTCGGCCAGTCGGCCGTTACGCTGTCAGGGGGCGAGGCGCAGCGCGTCAAGCTCGCGAAGGAACTCTCCCGGCCGGGCACCGGCAAGACCATCTACCTGCTCGACGAGCCGACCACGGGGCTCCACTTCGACGATATCCGCAAGCTGTTGACAGTCCTGAACCGGCTGGTGGACAAGGGGAATACGGTGCTGGTGATCGAGCACAACCTGGACATCATCAAGACGGCCGACTGGATCGTAGATCTCGGACCGGAAGGCGGTGACCGGGGTGGTCACGTGGTTGCCGCGGGGACGCCCGAGGAAATCGCCTGTTCGCTGTCCCATACCGGGCGGATACTGTCAAGGGAGTTGGCGGCGGTCGATTAGACTCCGGCTTTCCAGACCCTCTCCAGGCCTTCCCACAACCTTCCGATCTTCAACGAAGATTCCGTCTCGCCCCGGCAACTGTACCAGCACCGGTTGCAATCGATCTTCTTCGAGACCTTTTTGAAGTCGGCGTATCCGGACGATACGGGCAGTTCCGCGCAGGGCTTTATGTCGCCGTCGGGGGTCAGTTGCACCAACCACTTGCCCGCCGCCGTGCAGGAACCCGGCAGGGCGTTCTGGAAGTAATCGGGAATACGGCGCAGGTACCAGGCGGAACTGACGATGTTCCCTAAACGGGATTTCTGATAGATCAGATCCTCGATCACGGATTCCAGGCGCTCGGCGTGGGCGGGATCCACCAGGTGGGTTTCGTTCCCGTTCTTGAAATCGCTGTAGCAGCTGTAGGAAACCTTCGCGCCCATGGTGCGCGCCAGGTGCGCTATGGGCACGACGTGGTCCAGGTTGTCCCGCATGATCACCGTGTTGAAAATCACGTTGACCCCCCGGGCCGTCAACTGGGGCACGAGCGTGGTGATATGTTCGTACAGCCCCTCGATGCCCCGCTCCTCGTCGTGTTCGCGTCCGATGTAGTTCAACGAAATCGAGATGTGGTCCAGGCCGGCATCCCACAGGGCCATGGCTTTTTCCACGGTCAGTAGAGATCCGTGGGTGACCATGCCGATGTAGACGAATCCCTGGGATTCCTTGATGCGCCTGACCGCCTCGGGCAGTTGCTTGTTGATCGTGGGTTCCCCGCCGGTCAGGGTGACTGACAGGGGGTTCAGCTTCCGCAGCGCCGCCACGTAGTCGTAGTCGCCCAGCTTGCCCGAACGTTTCGTCTTCCAGTAATCACAGAAATCGCAGGTGGCGTTGCACAGGTAGGTCACTTCCATGTTCACCGACATCGGCCCGCCCTTCAGTCGCACCCAGATGTATTTGAGCAGGGCCCTGAGCTTCATGCCGAAGGACATGGGGCGCAACAACGTCCGGTCGTACCCGAGGTAGCCCGCGTCCGGCTGCAGTATGGGCGGTGCGGGCGGTCCGGGCAGTCCGGGAGGCGCGGGAGACGGCGCGATGGGTTCCACCGCCGGTGAGATCTGAACCTGTTCGGACATGAATATGCTCCTACGCCACCGCCCGCGTGGCGGCGGTGACGGAATCTCTGCCGTCTATGGTCCCTTTGACGGTACGTCCCGTCAGGTTCAGCATGGCGGGAAACACGTCCACGGTGCGAACG
Protein-coding regions in this window:
- a CDS encoding radical SAM protein, with product MSEQVQISPAVEPIAPSPAPPGLPGPPAPPILQPDAGYLGYDRTLLRPMSFGMKLRALLKYIWVRLKGGPMSVNMEVTYLCNATCDFCDYWKTKRSGKLGDYDYVAALRKLNPLSVTLTGGEPTINKQLPEAVRRIKESQGFVYIGMVTHGSLLTVEKAMALWDAGLDHISISLNYIGREHDEERGIEGLYEHITTLVPQLTARGVNVIFNTVIMRDNLDHVVPIAHLARTMGAKVSYSCYSDFKNGNETHLVDPAHAERLESVIEDLIYQKSRLGNIVSSAWYLRRIPDYFQNALPGSCTAAGKWLVQLTPDGDIKPCAELPVSSGYADFKKVSKKIDCNRCWYSCRGETESSLKIGRLWEGLERVWKAGV